The sequence GTGTGCTGTGCACACGCAGAGCTCAGCACCCCTCAGCCCCGGCGCACCCCCGTAGGGACCCTGTGGGGGTCACGGGGCAGCCTCAGGTGTGGCCCGCAGGCCTGTGGTGGTCACAGCCACGTGGGGTAATTGGGCCTGAAATGGCCGTTTCCAAAAGCAGGTGGATCCAGGCCTGTCCTTCCAAACTGGCATCTCTGCTGCCGCGGACGCCGGTCGCGTGCGCTGGCAGCGTCTCGCTGGGCAGCGTGCCAGCCCTCGAGGGGAGGCAGCGTGGGGCCGGGACTGACTCCAAGCACCTTCCTCTAAGCGGGAACCACGTGGATTTTGTTTGTAACCACGTCTGAGTCTTTAATCTAGTCAAGTAGCATTTGAGGCGGGCCCGGTGTCCGTGGAGGGTCAGTCCCTCTGCAGACGCGCTGGGCGACGGCACGTTCTCCCACCCAGTCCTGTGTGGCCGGTCAGGGCGCAGGGACAGGGTGGGGCCTCGGGGGCTTccgggcagggccaggcctggggaggggccggccccgcagaggACAGGAGGCCCCAGAATCCACACCCACAGGAACCAATGACAGGATCTGCCTGAAAAATCAATAACATTCTTTTCCAGCTAAAGCCAACAGGAAAATTTAACAGAGACTAAGATATCATTCACAACAAATGCTATGTGATACTTCAGAATTGATCTAAAGGTACACATTAGACTTCTGCAAGGAAACTCTTTGGACTGTGTTGAAGGCCGTAAGAGGCAGCAGGTCCAGTCTGGGCAAGATCGCAAGACTCTGTcgctccaaaagaaaaaaaggcagctgAGCGTGGCGGCTGCGCCCGTGGCCCAGCCGCTGAGCAGCCGGGCGGGAGGACCACGGGAGCCCGGGAGTCGgggctgcagtaagctgtgattgcGCCACTGCTCTCTCCCCGGGTGacggagcgagaccctgtctctgtgaGTGAACGGATGGAGGGATGAGCAGATACGCCCACTCAGGGGCGCCAGGCTGGACGCAGCTAAGGGCTCTCAGTTAGTTTAaagttgaattcatttatcatcGTTTCAGTTTAATCCCAAAATGCCCCTTAGGGTTTGCAGCCTTAAACAGGACACTGGGCAGGCCAGGCCCCCGGGAGCAGAGCCCGAGTGTCCCAGACACAGCCAGGTGCTGTGGTCCCCTGCCGCAAGGGACACGGCAAGGCCAGAGGGAGCGGGCCGGGCAGCGTCCCCAGCACGGGTGTGAGTTGCTCAGCTAGGTCGGTCAGCAGGCCTGACCTTCAGGCTGGCGGCACCCGCGTGCCCctccctcccggggcggggggagCTGGGGCGGCGAGTCCGGACGGTCAGCAGCAGACCCCGGGCTGCAGCCCGAGCACTGGACGCTCCTCTGGAGACAAGAGACCCCGGGCTGCGGCCCAGGCACTGGACGCTCCTCCGGAGACAAGAGCAAGGCGGCGGGGCAGGTGGAGGCGGGGACCCTGCAGGAGGCCGGCCGGTTTGGGGAGGTGTCGGGTGCCGCTGCACACCAAGGTCCCCTGCGTGTGGAGGCACTTCAGCGGGGGCCGGGGTGCAGGGGGACCCGGCGGGGCCAGCACGTCACCAGGACGAGGCAGGGGACGTCGGAGGCTGGCTTTTCCCGCTGTGGGTTCTCATCGTACTTTAGACCACATTGTAAAATAAAAGCTGCAAGAAGCAAACAAACAGCTTACTAGACAATTTCATTCAGTAGCGGCGTGGTTTATTGGAAGATACTGGGCTAGAAgtaaaatttagtaaaaataagTTTGATATGAAACCTTAAATTGGGACTTTGGCTTTGTATTGTAGAAACTTGTGCCTGAACGTTCTCTCCGAGGGCAGCTCTGGCCGTTCCAAGGCTCCCTGGGGGACGGTCCCCAGGGCCCCCGTGGAGCTCTCGGGCGGCGGTAGCCGCCGGGCCTCTGACCCTCTGCCCCTGTGTCCCCAGCTACCCGTACAGCGAGGACGCCAGCCGGGCCGCGCAGTACATGAACACCCGGTGCCCTGCCTGGTGCGACCGCATCCTCATGTCCCCATCTGCCAAGGAGCTGGTGCTGAGGGTGAGTGTGCGCCAGGGCAGCCACGGggaggggtggggtcaggccgcccacctgggggccccagggccagccctggcCTTGTCCTGGCACGAGCTGACCCAAGCACCCCCCGTCCTGGGGCTGCAGCCTGGACGGGCCCCCCAGCCAGCGTCCCAGCCAAGCAGACGGGGCCTCGCGCCTCCGGGGCCTCATCCATCATGACACGCCCTGTCGGCCTCCgttctgcctccccagccccaaaCACCAGAGGTGGCTCGGGCTGCGGGCGGCTGGCTGCCCGGGCGCCTCGGTGACGAATGTTCAGCAAGGTGTGTGACGCTCTGCCGGCACCCGCGGTAATTTGTTTATCTGTCCAAAGATTATGCAGTTGAAAATTCACAATTTTATGCTGCCTTTGTAAATCACCGCGCTGCGTTTGATGAATGTTTCCCCACGTCCGCGGGGGCGGCGTCGGGCCCCTGAGAGACGGGAGGTGCTCGTGCGTGCAGCGCAGCCTGCGTTTCCTGCTTCCTGGCAGGCAGCCGTGCTGGAAAGCAAATCTGACCTCAAGCTTCCCACCGCTTTAAAGATAATTCAGTTTTAACTTCATGGTCTCAAATGCGCCCACTGTGATAGAGAATCCCAGCCCGTCTGAACTGACTGGTCTCCAGCAGCAAACCCCGCGTGCTGCCCCGGTGCGGGCAGCTGCCAGCAGGGCTGATTAACATGCAGAGCTGCTGGACGTGGCCCGTGGAGCTCTGGGTCCTCTGGACAGAGCTCTGGGCTCGCAGGAGGACCCGTGTCAGTAGGAAGGTGGGAAGTAGGTGGGCTGCTTCCTCAGGGCGGCTGGGAAGGAAGGTAGAGTCGGGCCGACTGCAGAGCACGCAGGgaggccccagcctccccctccccgggcCAGGAGCGCCAGagccagggaggggagagcctgCGAGCGGGGCCCCCgtgcctcccaccctggcctAGAAGCAGGACCCGTCTCGGCTGGAGTAGCCAGGACCACCAGAACCCTCCGTCCACAGGCTGGCCAGCAGAGCCCCAAGGGGCAGGGGCCGGGCAGGCCATGGGGTTGGTGCCAGGGACTGCCCCCTCCCCGCCTTTCTGGTCCCCAGGAAGCCCCAGGTTCCTGCCGCCACCTCCCGGACGGGACCCCGGTGCCCCCAGCAGCCCACACCacctctctgtttcctcttcccagTCGGAGAGCGAGGAGAAGGTTGTCACCTACGACCACATCGGGCCCAACGTCTGCATGGGAGACCACAAGGTGACGTAAGCCTCGCCGCGGCCCAGGGCGGACCAGAGGGCCTCTGCGTCTGACCCTCCGCAGTGGCCACGTTGGTCTGTTTGTATTTAATCTTAATAACATACCAAAGgacaggtaggtaggtaggtagaaaaaaggcagaaaagactATTCACAATAGgataaaatacatcattttaCTATTTGAAAAAACAATAGTTTATCTGCAGCTGATTATTTCTGAAGGCGGTTTTTTGCGGGTGCACCTGAGGGATTTGAAGGCCGTCAGCCACGCCGACCGTCCGCggtgcagggggcggggggagcgcAGAGTCGCAGAcgagggctgggccctggggcagaTTGGAGGGGGGCAGTTCCGAAACAGCAGCCCCTGGCCTCACTGAGGGGCTGTGCCAGGTGACAGGTCGCGTCCCGTTTTCAGCCAAATTAAATGAATTCACTTCCTCCACCTTCGAGGCCTCTGAACGCCACCCCCGAGCACATCCACACCCCGGGTGAGGACGTCCCCACTGCAGGGAGGGGGACGGGGCTCTTCCCTGCCCACTGCGCTTGGGGTTGTTTAGCCAGTTCAGGTCAGTCTCACAGTGGCGTCTGGCCGTGACGCGTCCTCACAAACGCAAGGGCTGTCTCTGGCTCGTCACACGGACGTCCCGCCGTCCTGCCCGGCCTCTGCCGCCCGTGAGCACCTCTGGCCGCGGGTCGAGGCCGCCCTCGTGAGACGCGGGGTGCGGGGTCACGGGTGCGGGGCGCGGGGTCCCCGTGCTgacctcccctctctcccccacgCAGCCCGTGTTCCTGGCCTTCCGCATCGCGCCCGGGGCAGGTAAACCTCATGCACATGTGCGCAAGTGTTGTGTCGTGCAGTGACGTGGTAAATATGACTCCTTCCCTCCACTCCTTGCCGCAGCTTTTCCTGGTGTTTTGTACCTTTGACAAATGACCGGTTTCGTGACAGGGAAGAGGTGCCAGTACCACGAGAGGATCCTCCGCGAGACCTCCCTGTAGCAGCGAACGGAATCGCGGACTCAACAGCTGCATCGGAACCGCCCGAGCGCCGCCTGCTAGAAGGCCGGCCCCACACTTCGCTTCAGCCTCCGGACCGTTCCGGAAAAGCCTCACATACCTCACTGTCTTGTCTGTTCATGTGACATAAGTAGAAacattgggtttttaaaattagtCACAGTCCTGTTGCCAAAACTCTAATAGACAGCAAGAGAATCTGCATCTTAGACTTCACAGTCGTCAGCTTGTGTGATTGTCGGCCGGGGGCTTCTCCGCAGGGAGACCCCGCGAGGCCGGCGCCCCTGCCCGGCGGGTgtgcccggggctgggggcggggacgGCGCTCCCTCCGGAAGGCGGAGCGGCCGGGCAGAGTGGGCAGGGGCGCCCGTCCCCCCGACGCCTCCCCTGGCATCTTCTCTGCCACGTCACATGGTTCGGAATCACACTGCAGctgctttccatttttataaatataaatatatataaatatatactttttaaaaataatttataaatcttACCAAAACTTATGCTAAATATACTTTCCAGTATGAATGCACAAGCGTGTCATATCAGCAGGTAGAAGTGGCGTCTAGGAGTTTGGCTGTGTCTGTCCACACAGACCTCGAGCGTGCCTGGCAGCGCCACCCTGGGGAAAAGCCAACCCTAAAGCACGTCTACACTAGCAGTTTGTTACTCCTATGCCTTTTTCTGTGTAACATTAAGAACTAAATGTGAAGTTTATAGCTAGCCTGGGTGTACCTTTTAAGAATTTTGTAAACCGTTTGTCTTTTGTTACCGTTTCATGGTGCCAAGTATTCTACATTTAAACAGTAATATCATGGGAGAAATAGAAATAGCCTAGTCTGCTTCCGATACAAACTGCTTTTAACATGggctgtatataaaaatattaaagagaaacaaaactgtACATTTCCTTGGTTGCTCTGCTACAAACAACCTGAGTAATAACCttgttgcaaatatttctctcctAGCACTAAGTACAGCATTAAAAGGTGATTAGAGAGTCTGCTGAGAAACACAAACGTATGTTTATTGATTTTACTTTAGAACACTACAGAGTTTCTGGACTGGGTGAAGGCGTCAGATCGATGTTTGTTTTATAGAAATCACTACCATTGCGGGTGATGTGTCCGCTGGCGGCCGGGCCTACGGCCAGTCGGGCTGTGCGGGGCCGCGGCCCCAGCAGGGCGGGTGGGCTGGTGGCGGCTGGTCATTCTGAGGGCCTTGGAAGTGACCGCTCGGGTTCCTAAGCAATAAAACTGACCGTGGTGAAAACACGCTGTCtctgctctccttccttccccctcccttctgTCCCCACCGCCGGAAATGCTGAGTCACGGAGGGTCCTCCCTGACCTGCCCTTTGACCTGCCATCAGCCTCCTGCTGGCACAAAACCGCTGCCCTGGGAGGGAGCAAAGGAGGAATCTTTTGGGTTTTTCACAGCAGGGAGGTTAACGCCCAGCAGTTCCCAGTGGGAGTGTGCCGATGGCTGCTGTCCTCGCCGCTGTCCTGGCTGGCAGACGGGTCCCTCTGCTCCTACCTTGAGCTGACGGAGGCTTCACTCACAGAAGTGACACTCCTCCCcttttaaatattacttctttttaaagaaaactggtCAGCAATTCAAGAGTTTCTCCTTAATGAATGCTACAGCCACGTgaccaaacaagcaaacaaacaaatttaaGCCTTTTACATTTCcctttaacattttcaaaagtgTATTCCAAGAGAAATCTTAAAATTGCAgtattgtaattatttatatttagtttttgaaaCTAAAATTCAACAGTTACGCCCATTAGGATGCAGCTACCGGGCTTCCCCTCTGCAGAGTGGGGGGTTCTTGGTGACCAGACCGCTCTTGGGCGCAGGGACTCACCTGGCGGGGCGGCCGCGGGGCTGCGGGGACGCTGCGTCCTTGGGCCGCGGGAGCCTGCGGGGACCGGTGCTCAATCCGGGTGACCGTGAGTGCGATGACCGATGACCGAGGTGCCTGCCCGGCCTTGGGCGTCCTCCGGGAAGCCGCGCTGCCCCCCGCGGCGAACGCTGGGGCTCTCGGGGGGCGCTGCCCGTGGAGACCTGCGCGCAGTCCCTCTGGGCAGAACGATTTTAGATTTCTCCCCGCAGTCCCGGTTTGAACTAAATAGTGCTTTCCGCCAGTGAAAACCGTATGGAAACGGTAGCTTCCCCGTGCATAAGCGTTTCAAACCCGATTTCACCCGAAGTGGTTTACTCCGTACCCTGGACACAGCCACCAAGGCACGATAATCCCGTGGAAGCGCCTGGGCCGAGCGGGCGCCAGGCTCGGGCAGAGCGCAGAAAAGGGACGGTCCGCGGGGCGGGGGCGACACGCCGTTTACCCGCCCTTCTGGGACCCCCGTGTGTGTCTGAACCGGCCCAGCTTCGGCGAGTGGCCCGCGCCCGCGGCTCCGCGCCCGCTGCCCTGACGCGGCCGCCGCTCCGGGGATCGCGGGACCCGGGGTCGAGATGCCACCGCGCGCCGCCGCCCGGCCCGACCTGCGCTAGACCCGGGCGCCCCTCGGCCGGAGACCGGACCGGGACCGGGCAGGACCCCCTGCCGCCCTCTCGCGGGGCCGCGCCGCCGGCGTGCCTGGCTCCCGGCTCCATACGCAAGAAACACGCGGCGCAGCCTCGGGAGCCACCGCTCCGACGGGGGCgtgttaaataatttattgattatACAAAGTGATTCCGCCAGGGACGCGCGGCCGGAACCCTGCGCCCTGCGCCCGCCGAGGGACGCCGCCGGGGTCCAAGCGCGCCGAGCCCAAGCCGGCCGCGTATAACTTATtctgcaaaaatatatatacacaccgcAGCCGGCTCTCCCCGCGCGCCGCCCGCCCGTGCCCTGGGTGCTGTCCGGGCCGCGCCTCACAAGGCGtcccccgcgccgccgccgcaaGGGCTGACCAGCGCCAAGTTCGAGGGTTTGTGCTTCTTGAGCAGCCGCGTGATCTTCTCGTCGTCCGAGTTGGGGTCCAGGGGCCGGTTGTACTCGTCGTCGTCCTCCGCGTCTGAGCCGCCCACCTTCAGCTTCTCGGCGTCCGAGTCCTGCTTCTTCTTGGCCGACGCCATCTCCGCCGCGTGCCGCTTGCGCCACTTGGTCCGGCGGTTCTGGAACCACACCTGGGGGCGGAGGGGACTGTCAGGCGGCGCCCCGGGGCTCCCGGCCCTTCGGCACCCCCAGGCTCCCCTGCGGTCCGCGCGGGGCCCCGGCTGCGGAGAGAGCGCGGCGCCGGGAGGCGGCCGTTCGCAGGACGCGGGCGCCCGGGCTCTGCTTCCCGCAGCGGAACCCGCGCGAGGACGCCGCGCCCGGCAGCTCTCACCTTGACCTGGCTCTCGGTCATCCCCAGGGAGTAGGCGAGGCGCGCGCGCTCGGGGCCCGCCAGGTACTTGGTCTGCTCGAAAGTCTTCTCCAGCGCGAAGATCTGCTGGCCCGAGAAGGTCGGCCGCGAGTGCTTCTTCTTGCCGTCCTTGTCCAGCCCCGCGCCGGCTTGCGCTGCAAAGGAGGGCGGGTGAGTGCGGCCGCGACCCCGTGCCACCCCGCACCCGCGCGGGCCACTTACCCGGGCCGGCCAGGCGCGGGTCCCTCCAGGGCGAGCCCTGCACCACGCCGGGCCAGAAGATGGGCGGGCGCCCGGGCAGCTCGGCCAGCGGCTTGGGGTAGCCGCGCGCCACGGCGGCCGCGGGCCCGAAGTAGACGCCGGCGGACGAGGCGAGCCCGTTGAGGCGGGGCAGGCCGCCCAGGAGGCCGCCCCCCGCCGCGCCCACGGGCCGCCCCAGGATGTCGCTGATGCCGTGCGGGGTGCCGAGCGGCAGTTGCGCGCCCAGGCCGCCCAGCGCGGGCGCCTTGAAGCCGGCGGGGCCCTGCAGCGCGTAGGGGAACAGCGACGTCTTCATCTCGGCCATGTTGTGCAGTGCGGCCAGCGGCGCACTGCCCAGCACGAACGCGCCCGGGCGGTTAGCGTCCATGGGCGCCACCGCCGCCGGCCCGGGCGCCCATCCGGGCCCCGCCGCCTGCGCCCGCCGGCCGGGAAGTGCGCGCGCGGCCCGGCGTCGATGcaggggcgcggggcgcggggcgcgggagCCGACGGCCGGGCGGCGGCTGCGGCGCGCGCTGGGTGGCGgccgggaggcggcggcggctccgGGCGGTCGGAGCGGCGCGCGCGGGCCGGGCGCGCAGATAACCGGGGGGCCCCTGCGCGGCGCGCGCGCTGATTGGCTGCCGGCGCCGCGGCCCGGCCATTGGCCAGCGCCCCCGCCCGCGCGCGCCCCCGCCGCCGCGCACTCCATGAAGGGCCCATTAGCGCGGCAGGTGCCTCCCGGGCCGTAAATTTGCCCCCTGATTTATCTCCCCGGGGACGAAATAAATCCCCTGGATGGGAGTTTAGTTAGGCAAAGGTTTTAATgggaaatcaggaaaaaatacgGGAACATATTTTATCTCCAGAAAGAATGCAGATTTGAGAGTGCAGCCGGCGCGCTCAGTGCGCCCCGTTCCAGGACGAGCCCCGCGCGGGCGGAGCCAGCACTCGGCCGCGCCGTCGGGGACcacggcccggccccgccccgcgacTCCTCGGCCTCCGCTCTGGGGCTGGTGTCGGACGCACGCACGTTTGCGGGACGCTCTCCTGGTGGGTCCCGGCCGCGGCCGGCGGAGGCAGCCCAGCTTTTGGAGTTCACGGGCATAAAGGCCAGGCCTGGCTCGCAGGAATCAGCTCACGGTTTCACCAACAAACGGCTATCTCGGTGGCAGAGCGAGGCTGCGGGGAGTGGGGCGGCGAGGCCTGTCCCGGGCACACGCGCGCGGCCTCAGTCTTGCGCGCGCTGCCGGCGGTTCCGTccccgcctgggcctccccgTCGGGGGTTCCGTGGGGGTTCGGAGTCTCCAGTGAGGAGTTGCTCAAGGTAACCCGAGCCCGCGCTGCGACCCGGGCCCACGACTCGCCCACGGGCCGTCTCGAGAATCGCAGAACCGGGACCGTCTGTCTCAGAGCCCCGAAGCGTGGGGCGCCACGTTCAGGGGCTTGACTCGGGTGCGCGGCTGCAGCCCTTGGGCAGAAGCGAAGCCTTTAGCCCCGCGTGTGGGGCCCTGCTCCAGACAAAGAGCCCCATCCCCTGGACGTGCCGGGAGGGTTCAAAGGAGAGCGCAGTGGACTCTGAGCACTGGCGAAGGGCGGGCGCTGAGCCAGCGCTGGGCTTTGTCGCCTCGTCCTCGTGGGTGGTGTCGCTTATTGATTTAGTAGTAAGAATCGGCTGTTGCTATTATCCGCGGCCCGTTGGGAGCCGTACCCAAATACGTGCAAAGGGACAAACGTTTTGTTGCTGGGGCTGTGCGTGCAACGTCGCCTCTCTCGGGCCTGGTCAGACCCTTGGCAACGACTTTCCGGTTTTGCCCTGGCCGCCAGGGTTTTGGTGTTACGGAAGAAGACGACCCCCGCGGCTCGGCGCAGGGGTCTAGCGTCCACCCCCGCCTCCCCCTCCTGGGTCCATTTTCGTTTAGTGCAAATAGCCATGGGGCTTGGCGCCGCGGGGCCCTCGGCCAGGTCGCGGCTTGGAAAGCCACTTGCTGCCAGGGCTGGGATGGCGTTCTGTGGTCGCCCTGCCTCGCATGTGCGCGCACGGGGCTGCCCCGGCGGTGCGGCACGTGGATCCCCGCGAAAGGCGCGGGGGCCCGGCGTGCGTGGGGCTGTCATCCCGCTTCTCCGGACGGGTCCGCACCCGTGGGACGAATTGCGCGCGGCTGCTCGGCCGGCGACCAGCCGGAGCGGAGCCCGCCCCGGCACCGGCACCGGCACCGGCACCGGAGAGCCCTGAAGATCTCTGCGCTGCTGATCCCACCGGTGCGCCTGGCCGAGACCGGCGCCTGGCCTCGCCCGCGCCCCACTTCCTCGGAGGAGACACGAAGTGTGTGCGCTCCAAGGGCCCGGCCACGGGGAGGACCCTCCCTGGTAGGATTTGGGCCCTGTGGGCGCCCCAAGGCGACGGCGCCAGGGGCCGCAGCTTGGACTCCGAGGCGGGCGCGGGAGCcgcgggcgcgggggcggggccgagtGCGGGGCGGGGCCATCTTCTCGCCTCCGGGCTCCCCACTGCGCGCGACCCTGCAGACCTTGGGCTGCGGCGGCCGGTCAGTCCTCTGGGGAGGGCGGTGAGGAGCGCGGGTCGCCCGAATACAGACAGGAGAGACGCACTCCGGCGGGACGGCACGTGCGCGCTATCCTCCCGCGCGGTCCCCACGACCGGATGCGCAGGCGGGAGGAGTGCCCGGCTCCGGGCGCAGCGCTTGGGCTCCTCTCGCGCCCCTGAGGGGGCTTCGTTAGCACTGATTTATGGCTGAGGAACAGAGACCCCGAGGCGCTGCCCTGCGCCCCAGAGACTGCGTCTGTCTACGCTGCCGGGCTGCGGGCAGAGCACGTGGGGTCCCGAGCGGGGCTGCCGCCTCACTGGCTTCAGAGTACGCAGCTCGCCAGGGGCCAGGGCGCGGTATGGCGAGCCAGGGTGAGTTGAAGGTGCCAGAGGTGCGCAGTAAGGGCGATCCCTTTTCCACAATCTCCTAGCCACGTGCGCTCTCCAGGTGCCCTGTCCTGCGGGTGCGCCGGGGTTCCCGAGCCTGCGCCCCAGAAGCTCTCCCATCCTCCTGGATGCCTCGGCATGTGGTCCCCCTCCCCACCGCTGCCAGCTGGGGTGTAACGGCTTAACTTCCTTCTCTTTGCTGTGCGCCAACTCTGGGCCTCCAGCGTCCCCTCCAGCCCCAACCCGTGGCGCCCCTGCTCCTGTCCCCAGGCGCCGCCCTCTCGGTAAGATCCAAGGAAACGCCCCTCGTCCGGGGAAGGCCGGGAGAGCCCCCGCGGAGATGGGAGCGCCCGGGGCGCTCGCTGCCGGCGGGGTTTCCGCAGTGGAGAGGTTCGCGAATGCCACCTCCTGGTCTGGAAGAAAATGCCCTGCAAAGGCCACGGGCACATTCAGCGCGCACTTAGCTCGTCGTTGGAAAACGCAGAGTGCGTTATTTGGCAGAGactattcaacatttattatattcattcaGCATTTATTTGCTGGGTACCAACTACGTGCCAGGCTGGCCTGCGGGAGCCACGTGAGCGCAGCAAGCTCCGGCCCCTGGGTACCCCCAGCTGGCCCAGCGGCGGGCGGGGCAGACCATAAACACTCGCTTACAGGCCAGCGTCTGCGGAAGGGACAGGATGACTGatggggcgtgggggtgggggtcagggcagGCGGTCCCGGAAGGAGGGCCGCCCTGGACCAGCAGGTGTCCAAGCCCTCTGtgtgtggcgggggaggggacaggccGGGTCACAGGGACTTGCACCCGGGGAGAGGAGCTTGGATGCCACCTTCAGCCGCACAGGAGACCACAGCAGTTCACAAAAACCATATCGATGCGAGTTGTCTTGGGGCGAGACCACGCCCAGTGCGGGCTGGGGTCTCTGGGGCAGCCCTCCACGAGGGGCCCTGGCTTTGTCCTCTACGCACGTGTGAGCGAGTTCCCAGCGCCCCCCAGCTGGCGAGGCCCCGGCACCAGGCGGTCCGGACTGCGGcgaggggggcggggcgggggcggggcgggggcggggcttccCCAGGGCGGGCCGGGACCACCGGAAAGGACCCCTGGGGTAGCCCAGGCTACACCCGTGGCTGCCAGACATGGGGCTCAGGGATGGAAACAGAGAGCCCGGTGACTGGCCGGAGCTGGAGGGGCCCAGACCCGGGTGGGGGCGCCGTAGGCCGGGCTGGTTCTGGGCAGCGGAGGCTGGAGCGCACGGGACATCTCGGCAGGCCCGGGGCGCGGCCCCTTCTCAGCCTCTCGCCGCCACCTGCTTCACTGCCAGGGTCCACTCGCGTCCCCGTCGTGCCCCCCACCCACGCCAGGCCCTCCGTGGCCCCTGGCAGCCCCTGGCCCACTCTTCCTCGTCTTTGCTGCTCGCTTCCTGCTCCGTTGGAGGTCTCAGCTTGGGGTGGGGTCACCCGTCCAGCGCGTGGGTAACCGGACCAGGCACAGGTGCCTCTGGGCTGAGTGAATGCCgcgggatgaatgaatgaatgaacgcgCCCCAGCCCTGCGCTGCAGAGAGTTCCAAGGCCCCTGtccgggtggggagggggatgcTGCGTGCCCAGCCCCTCCAGGCACTGCGAGCCCCAGGGTGGGGTGCGGGTGGGACAGTGAGGAAGACGCGGGCACAGCTGCCATTGCTGTTTCCTCACACTGGGACCCCGTCCTGTCAGAGCCTGGGCAGTCGGGGGCCCCCATCTTGGTGAAGTGTCCGCTGCGCCCCCAGCCTGGGGCACGGAGGTGTCTTCACTCAGCCTCTCCCCCACCTGCCGACAGCTGGTCCTCCGGCGGCCGAGGACAAGGCCTTGGGTCGAGGGAGGCCTGGGGGCCCGGGTGCAACCGGGACGGGGAGGGAGGCTTCGTGGAGGCCGGGGGTGGCTGAGCACCCCCACTGCCCAGGACGAGTGCGGCTCCGCACACCCGCGTGTGGGAGAGGCCAAAGGTGGGCCGAGGATGGCGGCACAGGGCCAG comes from Eulemur rufifrons isolate Redbay chromosome 28, OSU_ERuf_1, whole genome shotgun sequence and encodes:
- the NKX6-2 gene encoding homeobox protein Nkx-6.2, with protein sequence MDANRPGAFVLGSAPLAALHNMAEMKTSLFPYALQGPAGFKAPALGGLGAQLPLGTPHGISDILGRPVGAAGGGLLGGLPRLNGLASSAGVYFGPAAAVARGYPKPLAELPGRPPIFWPGVVQGSPWRDPRLAGPAQAGAGLDKDGKKKHSRPTFSGQQIFALEKTFEQTKYLAGPERARLAYSLGMTESQVKVWFQNRRTKWRKRHAAEMASAKKKQDSDAEKLKVGGSDAEDDDEYNRPLDPNSDDEKITRLLKKHKPSNLALVSPCGGGAGDAL